One Glutamicibacter mishrai genomic window carries:
- a CDS encoding DUF6807 family protein, which produces MNQQTTAAAAKDDSSVAPSTAPAVVLVGLNGFGRQHLGNIQRLASENKISFLAGIDPKDPGSLVRGENTRIFTTLDEFLESGLKPDIIIISTPISTHADLAMKALATGADLYLEKPPTATLEQYETLLSAAQAAGVNVQVGFQALGSLALTAVAGFFENGVANSPIGALRAVGASGNWLRTTGYYNRSPWAGHRQLNGVEIADGVVTNPLAHAVASALRIAGAQRAGDVLSVATDLYHAHQIEADDTSVVRLQTNSGIPVTAALTVCAAEQQDPWITIYGTEGLAILYYTRDELVIRPNPESGKPETSQVFGRVNLLENLVDVRAGHAPELLSSLESAGAFMRVLEQIRTGAEPKDIPAAYVIPTDQGDQFHPVIPDIEHFINRSVAAQSDFSSLGAPWASEPETSGTFTVENPSNAQKQGIARLRTGQDISITNSPRPFLDQLATLGGVHVSDQQPLDHTWHLGVSVALQDVNGNNFWGGRTYTRADSRYVWRQDHGHIRTVANSFAPNGSSVRSELEWVGHKQQVLLDEHRSIDFTAFTHQPTSATGWIMDFAFTLRAREESVSIGSPGSNGRLNGGYGGFFWRLPKAENTQIFTDTLSGEEQVHGARSPWMAFSSDFASEAVSLAQRSTGHGAATLIFCSGDGDPWFVRSSGYPGVGSSLAWDAPVILDPGASLTRRVRVLVADGQWDRSAVSALFQEFGSHH; this is translated from the coding sequence ATGAACCAGCAAACCACCGCAGCAGCTGCCAAAGACGACAGTTCCGTTGCGCCGTCAACAGCCCCAGCGGTGGTGCTGGTTGGCCTTAATGGCTTCGGACGCCAGCATCTGGGCAACATCCAGCGCTTGGCCAGCGAGAACAAGATCAGTTTCCTCGCTGGCATTGATCCTAAAGATCCGGGCAGCCTGGTTCGCGGGGAAAACACGCGAATCTTCACCACCCTCGACGAGTTCCTCGAATCCGGGCTGAAACCGGACATCATCATCATTTCAACCCCGATCAGCACCCATGCCGACTTGGCCATGAAAGCTCTGGCCACGGGCGCGGACCTGTATCTGGAAAAGCCGCCAACGGCCACGCTGGAGCAATACGAAACCCTGCTCAGTGCCGCCCAGGCAGCTGGCGTCAACGTCCAGGTTGGGTTCCAGGCCCTGGGGTCGCTGGCTCTGACAGCAGTGGCCGGGTTCTTTGAAAATGGCGTTGCGAACTCTCCCATCGGCGCGCTGCGTGCGGTTGGTGCCAGCGGAAATTGGCTGCGCACCACGGGCTACTACAACCGCTCGCCATGGGCGGGCCATCGCCAGCTCAACGGCGTGGAAATCGCCGACGGCGTGGTCACCAACCCGCTGGCCCATGCGGTTGCCAGCGCATTGCGGATTGCCGGTGCCCAGCGCGCTGGCGATGTTCTCTCGGTAGCCACGGATTTGTACCATGCCCATCAAATCGAAGCCGACGATACATCCGTGGTGAGGCTGCAGACAAACAGCGGCATCCCGGTCACCGCGGCTTTGACCGTCTGCGCGGCCGAACAGCAGGACCCATGGATCACCATCTACGGGACCGAGGGCTTGGCCATCTTGTACTACACGCGCGATGAATTGGTCATCCGCCCCAATCCGGAATCCGGCAAACCCGAGACATCCCAGGTCTTCGGCCGCGTGAACCTGCTGGAGAATCTCGTAGACGTCCGTGCAGGACACGCGCCCGAGCTGCTCAGCTCCCTGGAATCGGCCGGCGCGTTCATGCGCGTCCTGGAACAGATCCGCACCGGCGCCGAGCCCAAGGACATTCCGGCGGCCTACGTGATCCCCACCGACCAGGGCGATCAGTTCCACCCGGTCATCCCAGATATCGAACATTTCATCAACCGTTCCGTGGCCGCGCAGTCCGACTTTTCCTCGCTTGGCGCACCGTGGGCCAGCGAACCGGAGACCAGCGGAACATTCACAGTGGAAAATCCTTCCAACGCCCAAAAACAAGGCATCGCAAGACTGCGCACAGGCCAGGACATTTCCATCACGAACTCGCCGCGGCCCTTCTTGGATCAGCTGGCCACCTTGGGCGGCGTGCACGTCAGCGACCAGCAGCCGCTGGACCACACATGGCATCTTGGGGTCTCGGTGGCCTTGCAGGACGTGAATGGAAATAACTTCTGGGGCGGGCGAACCTACACCCGTGCCGACTCCCGGTATGTATGGCGCCAAGACCACGGGCACATCCGCACAGTGGCCAATTCCTTTGCCCCGAACGGAAGTTCCGTGCGCTCCGAGCTGGAGTGGGTCGGACATAAGCAGCAGGTGCTGCTGGACGAGCACCGCAGCATCGATTTCACCGCCTTCACACACCAACCCACCTCGGCAACGGGCTGGATCATGGATTTCGCTTTCACCCTGCGGGCACGGGAAGAATCCGTATCCATTGGCTCCCCAGGATCCAATGGACGGCTCAATGGCGGTTATGGCGGATTCTTCTGGAGACTGCCGAAAGCCGAAAACACGCAGATATTCACCGACACCCTCTCGGGTGAGGAACAAGTCCACGGCGCCCGCAGCCCGTGGATGGCATTCAGCTCCGACTTTGCCTCGGAAGCTGTCAGCTTGGCGCAACGAAGCACGGGACACGGCGCGGCGACACTCATTTTCTGCAGTGGCGATGG
- a CDS encoding sugar phosphate isomerase/epimerase family protein: MSFELSLNTGTTPNLNLHEAVEAAARAGLTHIGPWRHLLEEAGGAQRAADIIKEGGLQASTLCRGGFLTATSNEAQKEAFESNRKAIEEAAAIGAGNLIMVVGGLPSAAHVLGGTGDPQDKDIVGARDRVARALDQLVPVALDHGVCLVLEALHPMYAADRAVLSTLGQALDLATAHPAEAVGVVVDTFHVFWDPQLQQQIQRAGHERRLASYQICDFNLPIASNALQSRGMMGDGHIDFPSISRWMTKAGYQGPVEVEIFNDEINGQDADLTLAAMSERYQSLVLPHLEQAAGIQPASAIN; the protein is encoded by the coding sequence ATGAGCTTCGAATTATCTCTGAACACCGGCACCACCCCCAACCTCAACCTGCACGAGGCGGTCGAAGCCGCAGCCCGCGCCGGATTGACCCATATCGGCCCTTGGCGCCACCTGCTCGAAGAGGCGGGAGGTGCGCAACGAGCAGCGGACATCATCAAGGAAGGCGGGCTGCAGGCAAGCACCCTGTGCCGCGGCGGATTCCTGACGGCAACTTCCAATGAAGCGCAAAAGGAAGCTTTCGAATCCAATCGGAAAGCCATTGAGGAAGCAGCCGCCATCGGGGCAGGAAATCTGATCATGGTCGTCGGCGGATTGCCTTCAGCCGCGCACGTTCTCGGAGGCACCGGAGATCCGCAGGACAAGGACATCGTCGGGGCTCGTGACCGAGTCGCGCGTGCGCTGGACCAACTGGTGCCTGTTGCGTTGGATCACGGGGTTTGCCTGGTACTCGAAGCGCTGCACCCCATGTATGCCGCTGACCGGGCGGTGCTCTCGACCTTGGGCCAGGCCCTGGATTTGGCCACCGCGCACCCTGCAGAAGCTGTCGGCGTTGTTGTCGATACCTTCCATGTCTTCTGGGACCCGCAGTTGCAGCAGCAGATCCAGCGAGCCGGGCATGAGCGCCGATTGGCTAGTTACCAAATCTGCGATTTCAACTTGCCCATTGCCAGCAACGCCCTGCAATCGCGCGGCATGATGGGCGACGGGCATATCGACTTCCCATCCATCTCCCGCTGGATGACCAAGGCCGGTTATCAAGGTCCAGTGGAAGTCGAGATCTTCAACGACGAGATCAATGGCCAGGATGCGGATCTGACCTTGGCGGCCATGTCTGAGCGTTATCAGTCGCTTGTTTTGCCTCATCTTGAACAAGCTGCGGGCATCCAGCCGGCGAGCGCAATAAACTGA
- a CDS encoding dihydrodipicolinate synthase family protein produces the protein MSENNFPELALIDEHGQSFTYRLQGPGDFHRPASPITSRKVYAAAHVIPQMGADNTPGAPAVIDWDATLAYRHELWSYGLGVADAMDTAQRGMGLDYPATCELINRSAREAATVISENRYPALTGLTVRDILSCGVGTDQLTIESVEPGQLQKVTDAYLEMLRLVEASGAKSILMCSRALAKAAQTPEDYLQVYGNLLEAAQQPVILHWLGEMFDPQLAGYWGTTDLSEATSVFQSILEKYSQKIDGVKVSLLNAEHEKQLRSALPPGIRLYTGDDFNYPELIDGDGELHSDALLGIFAAIYPAASTALQAFDAADSARGRAILDSTRELGLHIFSAPTFYYKTGIAFLSWLNGHQSGFQMVGGLHAGRSLPHLIRTFILADSAGLILNPPLAAERMEQLLAVYGIKAANRSLTGVS, from the coding sequence ATGAGCGAGAACAATTTCCCGGAACTCGCCCTGATCGATGAGCACGGCCAGTCCTTCACTTACAGGTTGCAGGGTCCCGGTGACTTCCACCGCCCCGCCTCGCCGATCACCTCGCGCAAGGTGTATGCCGCGGCCCATGTGATTCCTCAAATGGGGGCGGACAATACCCCCGGAGCGCCAGCGGTGATCGACTGGGACGCCACGTTGGCCTACCGCCACGAGCTCTGGTCCTACGGCCTCGGCGTCGCCGATGCCATGGATACTGCACAGCGCGGCATGGGCCTGGATTACCCTGCGACCTGCGAACTGATCAACCGTTCGGCCCGAGAGGCGGCAACGGTCATCTCGGAAAACCGCTACCCCGCGCTCACCGGGCTGACGGTGCGCGATATTCTCTCCTGCGGCGTTGGAACCGACCAGCTCACCATCGAGTCCGTTGAACCGGGCCAGCTGCAGAAAGTCACTGACGCCTATCTGGAAATGCTGCGCCTCGTAGAGGCCTCCGGCGCGAAGTCCATCCTGATGTGCTCGCGCGCGCTGGCCAAGGCCGCGCAGACTCCCGAGGATTACCTCCAGGTCTACGGCAACCTGCTGGAAGCCGCGCAGCAACCCGTGATCCTGCACTGGCTGGGCGAGATGTTTGATCCGCAGCTTGCCGGCTACTGGGGAACCACCGACCTTTCCGAAGCGACCTCGGTATTCCAGTCCATCTTGGAAAAGTACTCGCAGAAGATCGACGGGGTGAAAGTTTCCCTGCTCAACGCAGAGCACGAGAAACAGCTTCGCTCGGCCCTCCCCCCAGGGATCAGGCTCTACACCGGAGACGACTTCAACTATCCCGAGCTCATCGACGGTGACGGCGAACTCCATTCAGATGCCTTGCTAGGAATATTCGCCGCGATTTACCCCGCCGCCTCGACAGCGCTGCAGGCGTTCGATGCCGCGGATTCCGCACGGGGACGGGCCATCTTGGACTCTACCCGGGAACTGGGACTGCATATCTTCAGTGCCCCGACCTTCTACTACAAGACGGGTATCGCTTTCCTTTCCTGGCTCAACGGCCATCAAAGCGGATTCCAAATGGTGGGCGGGCTTCACGCTGGGCGCTCGCTGCCCCACCTGATCCGGACCTTTATTCTGGCGGATTCCGCCGGTTTGATCTTGAACCCGCCCCTGGCCGCTGAACGCATGGAACAGCTCCTTGCGGTCTATGGAATCAAGGCAGCCAACCGATCACTGACAGGAGTGTCATGA
- a CDS encoding Gfo/Idh/MocA family protein, producing the protein MNGITGRMGYRQHLLRSILPIRDQGGITLADGTKLTVEPILVGRNEDKLRELAQKHQVEHYSTDLDSLIEDPSIDIIFDASMTSLRYDTLSKAIAAGKHIFTEKPTAETLSDAIDLARQAKAKGITAGVVHDKLYLPGLVKLRRLVDEGFFGRILSLRGEFGYWVFEGEIQEAQRPSWNYRLADGGSMTTDMYCHWNYVLEGIIGKVKSVTSTTATHIPTRWNEQGEAYEATADDAAYGIFELETPSGDPVIAQINSSWAVRVYRDELVEFQIDGTHGSAVAGLNKCVAQQRAHTPKPVWNPDLPVTESFRDQWLEVPANADLDNGFKLQWEDFLADVVAGREHKYGLLSAARGVQLASLGLQSAAERRTLDIPEITL; encoded by the coding sequence ATGAACGGCATTACCGGCCGCATGGGCTATCGGCAGCACCTGCTGCGTTCGATCCTGCCCATCCGCGATCAGGGCGGCATCACCCTGGCTGACGGCACCAAGCTCACCGTTGAGCCGATTCTTGTCGGCCGCAATGAAGATAAATTGCGCGAGCTCGCGCAGAAGCACCAGGTAGAGCACTACAGCACAGACCTCGATTCGCTGATCGAAGACCCGAGCATCGACATCATTTTCGATGCCTCGATGACTTCGCTGCGATACGACACCCTGTCCAAGGCCATCGCCGCCGGCAAGCACATCTTCACCGAAAAGCCGACCGCAGAAACCCTGAGCGATGCCATCGACCTGGCCCGACAGGCCAAAGCCAAGGGCATTACCGCCGGCGTCGTGCACGACAAGCTCTACCTGCCCGGCCTCGTGAAGCTGCGCCGCCTCGTCGACGAAGGCTTCTTCGGAAGAATCCTCTCCCTGCGCGGAGAATTCGGCTACTGGGTCTTCGAAGGCGAAATCCAGGAAGCCCAGCGCCCATCGTGGAATTACCGGCTGGCCGACGGCGGCTCGATGACCACCGACATGTACTGCCACTGGAACTACGTCCTGGAAGGAATCATCGGCAAGGTCAAGAGCGTCACCTCGACAACCGCCACCCACATCCCGACCCGATGGAATGAGCAGGGTGAAGCATATGAAGCTACCGCGGACGATGCGGCCTACGGTATTTTCGAACTCGAAACCCCCTCAGGCGATCCGGTGATCGCCCAGATCAACTCCTCCTGGGCAGTGCGCGTATACCGCGACGAACTGGTCGAATTCCAGATCGATGGCACCCACGGCTCGGCAGTTGCAGGCCTGAACAAGTGCGTCGCCCAGCAACGCGCCCACACCCCGAAGCCGGTCTGGAACCCTGACCTGCCGGTTACCGAATCCTTCCGCGACCAGTGGCTGGAAGTTCCAGCCAACGCTGATTTGGATAACGGCTTCAAGCTGCAGTGGGAAGACTTCCTCGCAGATGTCGTCGCCGGACGCGAACACAAATACGGCCTGCTCTCGGCAGCGCGCGGCGTGCAGCTGGCGTCCCTGGGCCTGCAGTCCGCAGCAGAACGCCGAACCCTGGACATCCCGGAGATCACGCTATGA
- a CDS encoding LacI family DNA-binding transcriptional regulator yields the protein MAIRLTDVANEAGVSLATASRVLNGSARKPAAEISDKVRAAAEKLGYFPNAQAQALARASTKLIGLVVRDIADPYFSTIARGVQRGLGDSGTQLLLASTDSEPEREIEAVRAFMSQRTDAIILSGSRGQSEDDGLLKLIENYQENGGQVVVIGQPLASTGGIQVDNETTSENLAGELIRAGHRKFVVLAGDENLLTSRHRAQGFLSKLKRTGLAAVDVFHGAFSREGAYMAMSDYLRVRKPEEADQQVCVFCVSDVMALGAIRAVRESGLRVPEDIAVVGFDDIPTLEDVTPSISTARLPLEEIGRWAGEMVLSHGDARKMVVTGTPVLRDSSRLHSDNR from the coding sequence ATGGCTATTCGACTAACTGACGTCGCTAATGAAGCCGGAGTTTCATTGGCTACTGCCTCGCGTGTGCTCAACGGTTCCGCACGTAAACCAGCGGCCGAGATCTCCGATAAGGTCCGCGCGGCCGCGGAAAAACTCGGCTACTTTCCCAACGCGCAAGCGCAAGCGCTTGCCCGGGCATCAACCAAGCTCATAGGCCTTGTAGTCCGCGATATCGCCGACCCCTACTTCTCCACGATTGCCCGCGGCGTCCAGCGTGGCCTGGGGGATAGCGGCACCCAGTTGCTCCTGGCCAGCACGGATTCCGAGCCGGAACGGGAAATCGAGGCCGTGAGGGCCTTCATGTCGCAGCGGACGGATGCCATCATCCTTTCCGGCTCGCGTGGTCAATCCGAAGATGACGGGCTGCTCAAGTTGATTGAGAACTACCAGGAGAACGGCGGGCAGGTGGTTGTCATCGGCCAGCCCCTGGCCAGCACCGGCGGTATCCAAGTGGATAACGAAACCACCTCTGAGAACCTTGCCGGAGAGCTGATCCGTGCAGGTCACCGCAAGTTTGTTGTCCTGGCTGGCGATGAAAATCTGCTGACTTCACGCCACCGCGCCCAAGGCTTCCTCTCGAAGCTGAAGCGCACCGGGCTTGCCGCCGTCGATGTTTTCCATGGGGCGTTTTCCCGGGAGGGCGCCTACATGGCCATGAGCGATTACCTCCGGGTGCGAAAGCCCGAAGAAGCGGATCAGCAAGTATGCGTTTTCTGCGTTTCCGACGTGATGGCCCTGGGTGCGATTCGCGCTGTCAGGGAAAGCGGGTTGCGGGTGCCTGAGGATATCGCTGTGGTGGGTTTCGATGATATTCCGACGCTCGAAGATGTCACCCCTTCGATCAGCACTGCGCGCCTGCCACTGGAAGAAATCGGCCGCTGGGCCGGGGAAATGGTGTTAAGCCACGGGGATGCGCGCAAAATGGTGGTCACTGGCACCCCTGTGCTACGCGATTCTTCGCGATTGCACAGCGATAATCGGTAA
- a CDS encoding ABC transporter substrate-binding protein has protein sequence MDQQDNSRKSRQKFGARLSKSVAVAAVAALALTGCGGSSGAENADGKTVLRFSWWGSDSRAQATNKIIEAFEAENPDIDVQGEYSDWSGYWDKLATQVASNDAPDIIQMDDKYLREYADRGALLDLTGVDVSKFEEVSIQNGTTDDGLVGITTGINSFTLTANPKVLEEAGLKVPDDKTWTWDDYRKITETVSEKLDGKYGAEAPNEPAGLQTWLRQDGKHLTGSDGALGFTAEDLAGYFQHHRDLLSGGSYPKASVLAENQNAGPDRSMTGTGTAAFGMWWSNQLGGLSAAVGSDLVPLRLPSSTGKAEDNGLWYKSSMMMSGYGRTKHPDEVKKFIDFMVNSQEAGALNQMDRGLPANLDVRKSVVADLDSVETASAEFVTSLEPELQGTEPIPPMGFSAVQDILYRYEMEVFFDRQSVADAAQNAFKEIETAVAQ, from the coding sequence ATGGACCAGCAGGACAACTCAAGAAAAAGTCGACAGAAGTTCGGTGCACGTCTGAGCAAGTCCGTAGCCGTTGCCGCGGTTGCTGCTCTCGCGTTGACCGGGTGTGGAGGCAGCAGCGGCGCCGAGAACGCCGACGGGAAGACCGTGCTCCGGTTCTCCTGGTGGGGTTCCGACTCGCGGGCCCAGGCCACCAACAAGATCATCGAAGCCTTTGAAGCAGAGAACCCGGATATCGACGTGCAGGGCGAATACTCGGACTGGAGCGGGTACTGGGACAAGCTGGCAACCCAGGTGGCCTCCAATGACGCTCCCGACATCATCCAGATGGACGACAAGTACCTTCGTGAATATGCGGACCGCGGGGCGCTGCTGGATTTGACCGGCGTGGATGTCTCCAAGTTTGAAGAGGTATCCATCCAGAACGGAACCACCGATGACGGCCTGGTTGGCATCACCACGGGCATTAACTCCTTCACCCTGACCGCCAACCCAAAGGTCCTTGAAGAAGCCGGGCTGAAGGTTCCCGACGACAAGACCTGGACCTGGGATGACTACCGGAAGATCACCGAAACCGTGAGCGAGAAGCTCGACGGCAAATACGGTGCCGAAGCTCCGAACGAACCTGCAGGATTGCAGACGTGGCTGCGCCAGGACGGCAAGCACCTCACCGGCAGCGACGGAGCCCTCGGATTCACCGCCGAGGATCTCGCCGGATACTTCCAGCACCACCGGGATCTGCTCAGCGGTGGCTCCTACCCCAAGGCTTCGGTACTGGCGGAAAACCAGAATGCCGGACCAGACCGCTCGATGACCGGCACCGGAACCGCAGCCTTCGGCATGTGGTGGAGCAACCAGCTAGGCGGCCTGTCGGCTGCCGTCGGTTCCGATCTGGTCCCATTGCGCCTGCCTAGCAGCACCGGCAAGGCCGAGGACAACGGCCTGTGGTACAAATCCTCGATGATGATGTCCGGCTACGGCCGCACCAAGCACCCGGATGAGGTCAAGAAATTCATTGATTTCATGGTCAATTCGCAAGAGGCGGGTGCACTGAACCAGATGGACCGCGGATTGCCGGCAAACCTCGACGTCCGCAAGAGCGTTGTCGCGGATCTGGACTCGGTCGAGACCGCGTCCGCAGAATTCGTCACCAGCCTGGAGCCTGAGCTGCAGGGAACCGAGCCTATTCCGCCCATGGGATTCAGCGCCGTCCAGGACATTCTGTACCGCTACGAAATGGAGGTCTTCTTTGACCGCCAGAGCGTAGCAGACGCCGCGCAAAACGCCTTCAAGGAAATCGAAACCGCTGTAGCGCAGTAG
- a CDS encoding HAD-IA family hydrolase, producing the protein MNAYRPEYRHRDYKAVLFDLDGVITPTALLHRRAWHELFSAYFDQFPGVASYTEQDYFNLLDGRPRYDAVQAVLASRGLELPWGTVEDPAGLDTICALGNMKNDKFTEVLLRDGIEPYAGSLAYLRQVLAAGLDVAVVSSSRNARMVLSAAGLEEHFPLVMGGQEAAARGLAGKPAPDTFLAAAADLGWRPEECVVFEDATSGVAAARAGGFGVVGVAREENAAELMEAGAHFVIEDLAELVSEDSVQAWEMDSWSLLRDEHRDTDGAQDTVFSLGNGFLGARAAQLGLGDQSGGTFINGLHEAWQIRHAESAFGLAETGQTMISAPDFRTLRVFINDEALEVGRTEMLRDELRLDFRDGTLCARTLWRTAEGHRVAVMARTMISFTDRHLALQDVHVRLLDAPARVLVQSSVVGYRSARTVASPEETDASAAGVADPRKSEEASQNPLHPAGNAVNGSRLGISYAVPGSGMSVAAMVEHQVSTTGGADQQLRIDRKTSDESADEVISARLEAGQGIRVSKYAVYNCSRRHPAQEMLQRSDRALDHLVEQGMDEHFRTQRDFMADFWQRSDVVVDCDDAGLQRKIRWNLFQLAQAAGRADGLGISAKGVSGNGYSGHYFWDTEIYVMPFLTYTNQQWARNTLRARVAMIPAATRRASIMNEAGLLFPWRTINGEEASAYYPAGTAQYHINADVVYSLNRYLSVMEDDEFLLAGGAEILAGTARMWASLGFWRGQEGNERFHIHGVTGPDEYTAVVNDNLYTNVMARFNLRRSAQLLTELAGQHPEQYASLAGKLELSDEEIALWLKAADCMHIPYSESVGIHPQDEHFLNREVWDLANTGPDKRPLLLHYHPLVIYRFQVIKQADAVLALWLRSSDFTAEQKLADFNYYDPLTTGDSTLSATVQSILAAEVGYRELSWEYFEHALNVDLENLHGNTGDGVHVASTGGVWSGLIYGFAGLRDDDDRLCFDPRLPEAWRSISFSLAWHGMRIAVRLERESITFTLDGAHSRPIWVRGEQVDLVPGESIVVPLADQGPVREGRPSLDKVLEVQSEAGVDVPRKAW; encoded by the coding sequence GTGAACGCTTATCGACCTGAGTACCGACACCGTGATTACAAAGCCGTCCTCTTCGACCTGGATGGTGTGATTACACCAACGGCACTGCTTCACCGCAGGGCCTGGCATGAACTTTTCTCTGCCTATTTTGACCAATTCCCGGGCGTGGCCAGCTACACCGAGCAAGACTATTTCAACTTGCTCGACGGACGCCCGCGCTATGACGCGGTGCAAGCCGTCCTCGCCTCGCGTGGTCTCGAATTGCCTTGGGGCACCGTAGAGGATCCCGCCGGCCTGGACACAATCTGCGCCCTAGGCAATATGAAGAACGACAAGTTCACCGAAGTGCTGCTGCGCGACGGCATCGAACCCTACGCGGGTTCCCTGGCCTACCTGCGCCAGGTCCTCGCAGCAGGGCTGGACGTAGCGGTAGTCTCATCCTCCCGCAACGCCCGCATGGTGCTTTCTGCCGCGGGCCTGGAAGAGCACTTCCCGCTGGTGATGGGCGGGCAGGAAGCCGCCGCCCGCGGCTTGGCCGGCAAGCCAGCCCCGGACACCTTCCTGGCGGCCGCGGCTGATCTGGGCTGGCGCCCGGAAGAGTGCGTGGTCTTCGAGGACGCCACCAGCGGCGTGGCCGCAGCCCGTGCCGGAGGCTTCGGCGTGGTCGGCGTGGCACGCGAGGAGAACGCGGCCGAGCTGATGGAAGCCGGCGCGCACTTTGTCATCGAGGATCTTGCAGAACTCGTCTCCGAGGATTCAGTTCAAGCCTGGGAAATGGACTCCTGGTCCTTGCTGCGCGATGAGCACCGCGACACCGACGGCGCCCAAGACACCGTCTTCTCCCTGGGCAATGGTTTCCTCGGCGCACGGGCCGCCCAGCTGGGCTTGGGCGACCAGAGCGGCGGAACATTCATCAACGGCCTGCACGAGGCCTGGCAGATCCGGCACGCTGAAAGCGCCTTCGGCCTGGCTGAAACCGGACAGACCATGATCAGCGCCCCGGATTTCAGGACCTTGCGCGTCTTCATCAACGATGAAGCCCTGGAAGTCGGCCGCACCGAGATGCTTCGCGATGAGCTGCGCCTGGACTTCCGCGACGGAACCTTGTGCGCGCGCACCCTGTGGCGCACCGCTGAGGGGCACCGCGTGGCCGTCATGGCCCGTACGATGATTTCCTTCACCGACCGGCACCTGGCCTTGCAGGACGTCCACGTCCGGCTGCTGGATGCCCCGGCCAGGGTGCTCGTGCAGTCTTCGGTCGTGGGCTACCGCTCGGCGCGCACGGTGGCCTCGCCGGAGGAGACCGATGCCTCCGCAGCAGGGGTGGCCGATCCGCGCAAGAGCGAAGAGGCCAGCCAGAATCCGCTGCACCCGGCAGGGAACGCGGTCAACGGCTCGCGCCTGGGGATCTCCTATGCGGTCCCGGGCTCCGGCATGTCCGTGGCGGCAATGGTCGAGCACCAGGTGAGCACCACCGGCGGCGCCGACCAGCAGCTGCGCATCGACCGCAAGACCTCGGATGAAAGCGCCGACGAGGTCATCAGCGCCCGGCTGGAGGCCGGTCAGGGCATCCGCGTCTCGAAGTACGCGGTCTACAACTGCTCGCGGCGCCATCCCGCCCAGGAAATGCTGCAGCGCTCGGATCGCGCCCTGGACCACTTGGTCGAGCAGGGCATGGACGAGCACTTCCGCACCCAGCGCGACTTCATGGCCGACTTCTGGCAGCGCAGCGATGTTGTGGTGGACTGCGACGACGCCGGCTTGCAGCGCAAGATCCGCTGGAACCTGTTCCAGCTGGCCCAGGCCGCCGGCCGCGCTGACGGTTTGGGCATCAGCGCCAAGGGCGTGAGCGGCAACGGGTATTCCGGGCATTACTTCTGGGATACCGAAATCTACGTGATGCCGTTCTTGACCTACACCAACCAGCAGTGGGCCCGTAATACGCTGCGCGCCAGGGTCGCGATGATCCCGGCCGCTACACGCAGGGCCAGCATCATGAACGAGGCCGGCCTGCTCTTCCCGTGGCGAACCATCAATGGTGAAGAAGCCAGTGCGTACTATCCGGCGGGCACAGCCCAGTATCACATCAACGCGGACGTCGTGTATTCGCTCAACCGCTATCTGAGCGTGATGGAGGACGACGAGTTCCTGCTGGCCGGGGGCGCGGAGATCCTGGCGGGCACCGCCCGCATGTGGGCGTCGCTGGGATTCTGGCGCGGCCAGGAAGGCAATGAGCGCTTCCACATCCATGGCGTGACCGGACCGGATGAGTACACCGCGGTGGTCAATGACAATCTGTACACCAACGTCATGGCCCGCTTTAACCTGCGGCGCAGCGCCCAGCTGCTCACCGAGCTGGCCGGGCAGCACCCCGAGCAGTACGCCAGCCTTGCCGGCAAGCTGGAGTTGAGCGACGAGGAAATCGCCCTCTGGCTCAAGGCCGCTGACTGCATGCATATTCCGTATTCGGAATCTGTTGGCATCCACCCGCAGGACGAGCACTTCCTGAACCGCGAGGTGTGGGATCTGGCCAATACCGGTCCGGATAAGCGCCCGTTGCTGCTGCACTACCACCCGCTGGTGATCTACCGCTTCCAGGTGATCAAGCAGGCCGACGCGGTGCTGGCCCTGTGGCTGCGCTCCAGCGATTTCACCGCCGAACAGAAGCTCGCGGACTTCAACTACTACGATCCGCTGACCACCGGCGACTCGACGCTCTCGGCCACGGTGCAGTCCATCCTGGCTGCCGAGGTCGGATACCGCGAGCTGTCATGGGAGTACTTCGAGCACGCGCTGAACGTCGATCTGGAGAACCTGCACGGCAACACCGGCGACGGTGTGCACGTGGCCTCCACCGGCGGTGTCTGGTCCGGGCTGATCTACGGCTTCGCGGGCCTGCGTGATGACGATGACCGGCTGTGCTTCGACCCGCGCCTGCCCGAAGCATGGCGCTCGATCAGCTTCAGCCTGGCCTGGCACGGCATGCGCATCGCGGTCCGCCTGGAACGCGAGAGCATCACCTTCACCTTGGACGGCGCCCATTCGCGCCCGATCTGGGTGCGCGGAGAGCAGGTGGACCTGGTTCCGGGGGAAAGCATCGTGGTTCCGCTGGCCGATCAGGGTCCGGTGCGCGAGGGACGCCCGAGCCTGGACAAGGTCCTCGAAGTCCAAAGCGAGGCCGGGGTGGATGTGCCCCGCAAGGCCTGGTAG